From the Burkholderia ubonensis genome, one window contains:
- the trpD gene encoding anthranilate phosphoribosyltransferase, producing MTITPQEALQRTIEHREIFHDEMLHLMRLIMRGDMSPVMAAAIITGLRVKKETIGEITAAATVMREFANHVHVADNSNFVDIVGTGGDGSHTFNISTATMFVTAAAGAKVAKHGNRGVSSKSGSADVLEALGVNIDLQPDQVAASIAETGMGFMFAPNHHPAMKNIAAVRRELGVRTIFNILGPLTNPAGAPNQLMGVFHPDLVGIQVRVMQRLGAQHVLVVYGKDGMDEVSLGAATLVGELRDGEVHEYEIHPEDFGLQMVSNRSLKVENADESRVMLLGALDNQPGVAREIVTLNAGTALYAANVAASIADGIQLARDAIASGKARAKVDELVRFTQQFKR from the coding sequence ATGACGATCACCCCACAGGAAGCGCTGCAGCGCACGATCGAGCACCGCGAGATCTTCCACGACGAGATGCTGCACCTGATGCGGCTCATCATGCGCGGCGACATGTCGCCGGTGATGGCCGCCGCGATCATCACCGGCCTGCGCGTGAAGAAGGAGACGATCGGCGAAATCACCGCCGCCGCGACCGTGATGCGCGAATTCGCGAACCATGTGCACGTGGCGGACAACTCGAATTTCGTCGACATCGTCGGCACCGGCGGCGACGGCTCGCACACGTTCAACATCTCGACCGCGACGATGTTCGTCACGGCCGCGGCCGGCGCGAAGGTCGCGAAGCACGGCAACCGCGGCGTGTCGAGCAAGTCCGGCAGCGCCGACGTGCTAGAGGCGCTCGGCGTCAACATCGACCTGCAGCCGGACCAGGTGGCCGCGTCGATCGCCGAGACCGGGATGGGCTTCATGTTCGCGCCGAACCACCATCCGGCGATGAAGAACATCGCGGCCGTGCGCCGCGAGCTCGGCGTGCGGACGATCTTCAACATCCTCGGCCCGCTGACCAATCCGGCGGGCGCGCCGAACCAGCTGATGGGCGTGTTCCACCCGGACCTCGTCGGCATCCAGGTGCGCGTGATGCAGCGCCTCGGCGCGCAGCACGTGCTCGTCGTGTACGGCAAGGACGGGATGGACGAGGTGTCGCTCGGCGCCGCGACGCTCGTCGGCGAGCTGCGCGACGGCGAGGTGCACGAGTACGAGATCCATCCGGAGGACTTCGGCCTGCAGATGGTGTCGAACCGCTCGCTGAAGGTGGAAAATGCCGACGAATCGCGCGTGATGCTGCTCGGCGCGCTCGACAACCAGCCGGGCGTCGCGCGCGAGATCGTCACGCTGAATGCGGGCACCGCGCTGTATGCGGCAAACGTCGCCGCGTCGATCGCCGACGGCATCCAGCTCGCCCGCGACGCGATCGCGAGCGGCAAGGCGCGCGCGAAGGTCGACGAGCTGGTGCGCTTCACGCAGCAGTTCAAGCGCTGA
- the trpC gene encoding indole-3-glycerol phosphate synthase TrpC, producing the protein MSDILERIIAVKREEIAAAMRSTPLEALKLDASARDLRDFVGALRAKHAAGQPAVIAEIKKASPSKGVLREHFVPADIARSYATHGAACLSVLTDEQFFQGGVRYLEEARAACTLPVLRKDFIVDAYQILEARAMGADAILLIAAALDTPLMQDLEAYAHSLGLAVLVEVHDRDEMEQALTLKTPLLGINNRNLRTFETSIRTTLDMLDMIPPDRIVVTESGILSRIDVDTMRAANVNTFLVGEAFMRAEQPGEELARMFF; encoded by the coding sequence ATGAGCGACATCCTCGAACGAATCATCGCCGTCAAGCGCGAAGAAATCGCGGCGGCCATGCGCAGCACACCGCTCGAAGCGCTGAAGCTGGACGCGTCCGCGCGCGACCTGCGCGACTTCGTCGGCGCGCTGCGTGCGAAGCATGCGGCCGGCCAGCCCGCCGTGATCGCCGAAATCAAGAAGGCCAGCCCGTCGAAGGGCGTGCTGCGCGAGCACTTCGTGCCGGCCGACATCGCGCGGTCGTACGCGACGCACGGCGCCGCCTGCCTGTCGGTGCTGACCGACGAGCAGTTCTTCCAGGGCGGCGTCCGCTATCTGGAGGAAGCGCGCGCGGCCTGCACGCTGCCGGTGCTGCGCAAGGACTTCATCGTCGATGCGTACCAGATCCTCGAAGCGCGCGCGATGGGCGCCGACGCGATCCTGCTGATCGCCGCCGCGCTCGACACGCCGTTGATGCAGGACCTGGAGGCGTATGCGCACTCGCTCGGTCTCGCGGTGCTGGTCGAAGTGCACGACCGCGACGAGATGGAGCAGGCGCTGACGCTCAAGACGCCGCTTCTCGGCATCAACAACCGCAACCTGCGCACGTTCGAAACGTCGATCCGGACCACGCTCGACATGCTCGACATGATCCCGCCGGACCGGATCGTCGTGACCGAGTCGGGCATCCTGTCGCGCATCGACGTCGATACGATGCGCGCGGCGAACGTGAACACGTTCCTCGTCGGCGAGGCGTTCATGCGCGCCGAGCAACCGGGCGAAGAACTCGCGCGGATGTTCTTCTGA
- a CDS encoding CYTH domain-containing protein: MAIEKEIKLALPAGQAAAAQQFFATLTGEPGREIALANVYYDTPDLALARSKSAVRVRRAPHGWLQTFKTVGTAEGGLHRRHEWELPVAGDALEIDALVAACDVAEAAAALRSAAPALRALFRTDFTRTLWRIAIGGATVEAAVDLGEIVVQAESETRREPISEIELELIDGPESALATLAAELQQALPGLAPENISKAQRGYRLRAQ, encoded by the coding sequence ATGGCGATCGAAAAGGAAATCAAGCTCGCGCTGCCCGCCGGACAGGCCGCGGCCGCGCAGCAATTCTTCGCGACGCTGACCGGCGAGCCCGGCCGCGAGATCGCGCTCGCGAACGTCTACTACGACACGCCGGATCTCGCGCTCGCCCGCTCGAAGAGCGCGGTGCGCGTGCGCCGCGCGCCGCACGGCTGGCTGCAGACGTTCAAGACGGTCGGCACCGCCGAAGGCGGGCTGCATCGGCGTCACGAATGGGAGCTGCCGGTGGCCGGCGACGCGCTCGAGATCGACGCGCTCGTCGCGGCGTGCGACGTCGCTGAAGCCGCCGCCGCGCTGCGCAGCGCGGCGCCCGCGCTGCGCGCGCTGTTCCGCACCGATTTCACGCGCACGCTGTGGCGCATCGCGATCGGCGGCGCGACCGTCGAAGCGGCGGTGGATCTCGGCGAGATCGTCGTTCAGGCCGAAAGCGAAACGCGCCGTGAACCGATCAGCGAAATCGAACTCGAACTGATCGACGGCCCGGAGTCGGCGCTCGCGACGCTCGCCGCCGAGTTGCAGCAGGCGCTGCCCGGCCTCGCCCCCGAAAACATCAGCAAGGCGCAGCGCGGCTACCGGCTGCGCGCGCAATAA
- a CDS encoding uracil-DNA glycosylase: protein MATRKTSRAPQQASLFDDPAPEPAQHDVPAAAPARARAAGKKAAEAAPARAAQPQAGAADVPHLAAQFDALPAVWRDVLKPFTDSDAYAPLCRFVDSERAAGKTVYPTDVFRALRLTSPDDVKVVILGQDPYHGDDRGTPQAHGLAFSVPPAVKPPPSLRNIFKEIAANFGHDTPRHGCLDSWARQGVLLLNTVLTVERGAAASHAKRGWEQCTDTLIHELANRHRGLVFMLWGAHAQAKRALFDANAHCVLEAPHPSPLSAHRGFLGCRHFALANDYLVAHGRDAIDWRLPDEADTFA, encoded by the coding sequence ATGGCAACCCGCAAGACTTCCCGCGCGCCGCAGCAGGCGTCGCTGTTCGACGATCCCGCGCCGGAACCGGCGCAGCACGATGTTCCCGCCGCCGCACCCGCGCGTGCGCGCGCGGCCGGCAAGAAGGCCGCGGAAGCGGCTCCGGCGCGCGCCGCGCAGCCGCAGGCCGGCGCCGCCGACGTCCCGCACCTCGCCGCCCAATTCGACGCGCTGCCGGCCGTCTGGCGCGACGTGCTGAAGCCGTTCACCGACAGCGACGCGTACGCGCCGTTGTGTCGCTTCGTCGACAGCGAACGCGCCGCCGGCAAGACCGTCTATCCGACCGACGTGTTCCGCGCGCTGCGGCTCACGAGCCCGGACGACGTGAAAGTCGTGATCCTCGGCCAGGACCCGTATCACGGCGACGACCGCGGCACGCCGCAGGCGCACGGTCTCGCGTTCTCGGTGCCGCCGGCGGTCAAGCCGCCGCCGTCGCTGCGCAACATCTTCAAGGAAATCGCCGCGAACTTCGGCCACGACACGCCGCGTCACGGTTGTCTCGACTCGTGGGCGCGCCAGGGCGTGCTGCTGCTCAACACCGTGCTGACGGTCGAGCGCGGCGCGGCGGCCAGCCACGCGAAGCGCGGCTGGGAGCAATGCACGGACACGCTGATCCACGAGCTGGCGAACCGCCACCGCGGGCTGGTGTTCATGCTGTGGGGCGCGCACGCGCAGGCCAAGCGCGCGCTGTTCGACGCAAACGCGCATTGCGTGCTCGAGGCGCCGCATCCGTCGCCGCTGTCCGCGCATCGCGGCTTCCTCGGCTGCCGTCACTTCGCGCTCGCGAACGACTACCTCGTTGCGCATGGCCGCGATGCGATCGACTGGCGCCTGCCGGACGAGGCCGACACGTTCGCGTAA
- a CDS encoding FMN-dependent NADH-azoreductase, translating into MTTILQINSAARTQGAQSTLLANELTAKLQQSNPGAKVVVRDLLADALPHLDESVLGAFFTPADQRSAEQNAIVAKSDALIAELQAADIVVIGAPMYNFGISSQLKTYFDWIARAGVTFRYTENGPEGLIKGKKVHVVTARGGKYLGTPNDSQTPFLRTFLGFVGMTDVNFIHAEGLNLGPDAQSAALASAREAIAAV; encoded by the coding sequence ATGACGACCATTCTGCAAATCAATTCCGCGGCGCGTACGCAAGGCGCGCAGTCCACGCTGCTGGCCAATGAACTGACGGCAAAGCTGCAACAATCGAACCCCGGCGCGAAGGTCGTGGTCCGTGATCTGCTGGCCGATGCGCTGCCGCATCTCGACGAATCGGTGCTCGGCGCGTTCTTCACGCCGGCCGACCAGCGCAGCGCGGAACAGAATGCGATCGTCGCGAAGAGCGATGCGCTGATCGCCGAGCTGCAAGCCGCGGACATCGTCGTGATCGGCGCGCCGATGTACAACTTCGGCATCTCGTCGCAACTGAAGACGTACTTCGACTGGATCGCACGCGCCGGCGTCACGTTCCGCTACACCGAGAACGGCCCGGAAGGCCTGATCAAGGGCAAGAAGGTGCACGTGGTGACGGCGCGCGGCGGCAAGTACCTCGGCACGCCGAACGACAGCCAGACGCCGTTCCTGCGCACGTTCCTCGGCTTCGTGGGCATGACCGACGTGAATTTCATCCATGCGGAAGGCTTGAACCTGGGGCCGGATGCGCAGAGCGCGGCGCTCGCCAGCGCACGCGAAGCGATCGCCGCCGTGTAA
- a CDS encoding M61 family metallopeptidase, with amino-acid sequence MKTPIRYSIAPKDPAAHLFEVSVTVADPDPEGQRFSLPVWIPGSYLVREFARNIVTLQAFNEAGRKVRVAKTDKRSWQAAPVKGALTLRYDVYAWDLSVRSAYLDDTGGFFNGTAVFLGAVGREDAPCEVEIAKPAGAAFRTWRVATALPEARGTKRYAFGAYRASNYDELIDHPVTIGEFALATFDAHGVPHDIVVAGRVTQLDMERLRTDLKRVCEAQIALFEPKSKQAPMDRYVFMTLAVSDGYGGLEHRASTALVCNRTDLPVKGRPEASEGYRTYLGLCSHEYFHTWHVKRIKPAAFVPYDFAQENYTSLLWLFEGFTSYYDDLMLVRSGLMSQAEYFATLGRTIGGVQRGTGRLKQSVAESSFDTWIKYYRQDENATNAIVSYYTKGSLVALAFDLAIRAQTRQRKSLDDVMRLLWQRYGRDFYRGKQAGVGEDEVEALIEEATGVALGRLYADAVHGTRDLPLADLLAPFGVTLEPDLGGANGAQAKPTIGARLRGGADCTLAAVYEGGAAHRAGLSAGDTLIALDGLRVTGTNLDALLARYRPGDKVEIHAFRRDELRIAKLKLDGPEVARYKLTAAAKPAAQHAAREAWLKG; translated from the coding sequence ATGAAAACGCCGATCCGCTATTCGATTGCCCCGAAAGATCCTGCCGCGCACCTGTTCGAGGTGTCGGTGACGGTCGCCGATCCCGACCCCGAAGGGCAGCGGTTCTCGCTGCCGGTGTGGATTCCGGGCAGCTATCTCGTGCGCGAGTTCGCGCGCAACATCGTGACGCTGCAGGCGTTCAACGAAGCCGGCCGCAAGGTGCGCGTCGCGAAGACCGACAAGCGCAGCTGGCAGGCCGCGCCGGTGAAGGGCGCGCTGACGCTGCGCTACGACGTCTACGCGTGGGACCTGTCGGTGCGCTCCGCGTACCTCGACGACACGGGCGGCTTCTTCAACGGCACGGCGGTATTCCTGGGCGCCGTCGGCCGCGAGGACGCGCCGTGCGAGGTGGAGATCGCGAAGCCCGCGGGCGCGGCGTTCCGCACGTGGCGCGTCGCGACTGCGCTGCCCGAGGCGCGCGGCACGAAGCGCTACGCGTTCGGCGCGTATCGCGCATCGAACTATGACGAACTCATCGATCATCCGGTGACGATCGGCGAATTCGCGCTCGCGACCTTCGACGCGCACGGCGTGCCGCACGACATCGTGGTCGCGGGGCGCGTGACGCAGCTCGACATGGAGCGGCTGCGCACCGACCTGAAGCGCGTGTGCGAAGCGCAGATCGCGCTGTTCGAGCCGAAGTCGAAGCAGGCGCCGATGGACCGCTACGTATTCATGACGCTCGCGGTCAGCGACGGCTACGGCGGCCTCGAGCATCGCGCATCGACCGCGCTGGTCTGCAATCGCACCGATCTGCCGGTGAAGGGCCGCCCGGAAGCGTCGGAAGGCTATCGCACGTATCTCGGCCTGTGCAGCCACGAGTACTTCCATACGTGGCACGTGAAGCGCATCAAGCCGGCTGCTTTCGTGCCGTACGACTTCGCGCAGGAAAACTACACGTCGCTGCTGTGGCTGTTCGAAGGCTTCACGTCGTATTACGACGACCTGATGCTGGTGCGCAGCGGGCTGATGTCGCAGGCCGAATATTTCGCGACGCTCGGCCGCACGATCGGCGGCGTGCAGCGCGGCACCGGCCGCCTGAAGCAGAGCGTTGCAGAGAGCTCGTTCGACACGTGGATCAAGTACTACCGGCAGGACGAGAACGCGACGAATGCGATCGTCAGCTACTACACGAAGGGCTCGCTCGTCGCGCTCGCATTCGATCTCGCGATCCGCGCGCAGACCCGCCAGCGCAAGTCTCTCGATGACGTGATGCGGCTGCTGTGGCAGCGCTACGGCCGTGACTTCTATCGCGGCAAGCAGGCCGGCGTCGGCGAGGATGAAGTCGAGGCGCTGATCGAGGAAGCGACCGGCGTCGCGCTCGGCCGCCTGTACGCCGATGCGGTGCACGGCACGCGCGACCTGCCGCTCGCCGACCTGCTCGCGCCGTTCGGCGTGACCCTCGAACCCGATCTCGGCGGCGCGAACGGCGCGCAGGCGAAGCCGACGATCGGCGCGCGTCTGCGCGGCGGCGCGGACTGCACGCTGGCGGCGGTCTACGAGGGCGGCGCCGCGCACCGTGCCGGGCTGTCGGCCGGCGACACGCTGATCGCGCTCGACGGGCTGCGCGTGACCGGCACGAACCTCGATGCGCTGCTCGCGCGCTACCGGCCGGGCGACAAGGTCGAGATTCACGCATTCCGCCGCGACGAGCTGCGCATTGCGAAGCTGAAGCTCGACGGCCCCGAGGTTGCGCGCTACAAGCTCACCGCCGCGGCGAAGCCGGCGGCGCAGCACGCCGCGCGGGAAGCCTGGCTGAAGGGCTGA
- a CDS encoding DsbC family protein, giving the protein MKKTIRIASLALAVAAATLGCTAQADQTTDKLKATLQTRLGSDAPIKSVAKSPVAGLYEVNLGSQIIYSDASGDYVLLGDLVDAKTRKNLTEARLAEINKIDFASLPFANAIKVVKGNGARKIAVFSDPNCPYCKKLETTLQSVDNVTVYTFLYPVLSPDSTAKSKAIWCATDRAKTWEGWMLDHRAPANAASCDTSALDKNLALGRGMNVTGTPTIFLPDGRRLPGAVSAEQLNQALASNK; this is encoded by the coding sequence ATGAAAAAAACGATCCGCATCGCCTCGCTGGCGCTGGCCGTCGCCGCGGCGACGCTGGGCTGCACCGCGCAGGCTGACCAGACCACCGACAAGCTGAAAGCGACGCTGCAGACCCGTCTCGGCAGCGACGCGCCGATCAAGAGCGTGGCGAAATCGCCGGTCGCCGGCCTGTACGAAGTGAATCTCGGCTCGCAGATCATCTACAGCGACGCGTCCGGCGACTACGTGCTGCTCGGCGATCTCGTCGATGCGAAAACGCGCAAGAACCTGACCGAGGCGCGCCTCGCCGAAATCAACAAGATCGACTTCGCGAGCCTGCCGTTCGCCAATGCGATCAAGGTCGTGAAGGGCAACGGCGCGCGCAAGATCGCCGTGTTCTCCGATCCGAACTGCCCGTACTGCAAGAAGCTCGAGACGACGCTGCAGTCGGTCGACAATGTCACGGTCTACACGTTCCTGTACCCGGTGCTGTCGCCGGATTCGACCGCGAAGTCGAAGGCGATCTGGTGCGCGACCGACCGCGCGAAGACGTGGGAGGGCTGGATGCTCGACCATCGCGCGCCGGCGAACGCCGCGAGCTGCGACACGAGCGCGCTCGACAAGAACCTCGCGCTCGGCCGCGGGATGAACGTCACCGGCACGCCGACGATTTTCCTGCCGGACGGCCGCCGCCTGCCGGGCGCCGTGTCCGCCGAGCAGCTGAATCAGGCGCTCGCTTCGAACAAGTAA
- a CDS encoding UbiH/UbiF family hydroxylase, translating into MPAMTAHHIFDVAVVGGGLVGKTAALALTQSGYKTALLAQPATPRPADLAFDTRIYALSSSSQALLERLRVWQALDHTRLAPVYDMRVYGDAHAELHFSAYQASVPQLAWIVESSLIETSLDAALRFQPNLTWFDARAQGFDVRDDAAVLTLSSGQVLEADLVVGADGAHSWVRSQMGAKVERRDYRQTGVVANFKASLPHRETAYQWFRDGEIVALLPLPDGHVSFVWSAHTAHADQLLTLDPAQLAAEGERVSHGQVGTLECVTPAAGFPLALQTVDKLIAPRVALVGDAAHLIHPLAGQGMNLGLRDVAALADAIAGKESFRNLGDTVLLRRYERSRREDIRALMIATDGLQRLFAAPGPFAKAVRNAGMAFVGAQPLVKRWLVSAALG; encoded by the coding sequence ATGCCCGCCATGACTGCCCACCACATCTTCGACGTCGCCGTGGTCGGCGGCGGGCTCGTCGGCAAGACGGCCGCGCTCGCGCTGACCCAATCCGGCTACAAGACCGCATTGCTCGCCCAGCCGGCGACGCCGCGCCCCGCCGATCTCGCGTTCGACACGCGCATCTACGCGCTGTCGTCCAGCTCGCAGGCGCTGCTCGAACGGCTGCGCGTCTGGCAGGCGCTCGATCACACGCGGCTTGCGCCCGTCTACGACATGCGCGTCTACGGCGACGCGCACGCCGAACTCCATTTCTCCGCGTACCAGGCGTCGGTGCCGCAGCTCGCGTGGATCGTCGAATCGTCGCTGATCGAGACTTCGCTCGACGCCGCACTGCGGTTCCAGCCGAACCTGACGTGGTTCGACGCGCGCGCGCAGGGTTTCGACGTGCGTGACGACGCGGCCGTGCTCACGCTGTCGTCGGGGCAAGTGCTCGAAGCCGACCTGGTCGTCGGCGCGGACGGCGCGCATTCGTGGGTCCGCTCGCAAATGGGGGCCAAGGTGGAGCGGCGCGACTACCGGCAGACGGGCGTCGTCGCGAATTTCAAGGCGTCGCTGCCGCATCGCGAGACCGCGTATCAATGGTTCCGCGACGGCGAGATCGTCGCGCTGCTGCCGCTGCCGGACGGCCACGTGTCGTTCGTCTGGTCGGCGCACACCGCGCATGCGGATCAGTTGCTGACGCTCGATCCCGCGCAGCTCGCGGCCGAAGGCGAGCGGGTCTCGCACGGGCAGGTCGGCACGCTCGAATGCGTGACGCCGGCGGCCGGCTTTCCGCTCGCGCTGCAGACCGTCGACAAGCTGATCGCGCCCCGCGTCGCGCTGGTCGGCGACGCCGCGCACCTGATCCACCCGCTCGCCGGCCAGGGGATGAACCTCGGGCTGCGCGACGTCGCCGCGCTCGCCGATGCGATCGCAGGCAAGGAGAGCTTTCGCAATCTCGGCGATACCGTGCTGCTGCGCCGCTACGAGCGGTCGCGCCGCGAGGACATCCGCGCGCTGATGATCGCGACCGACGGCCTGCAGCGGCTGTTCGCGGCGCCCGGCCCGTTCGCGAAGGCGGTGCGCAATGCGGGCATGGCGTTCGTCGGCGCGCAGCCGCTCGTCAAGCGCTGGCTCGTGTCCGCCGCGCTCGGCTGA
- the ychF gene encoding redox-regulated ATPase YchF, producing MSLKCGIVGLPNVGKSTLFNALTKAGIAAENYPFCTIEPNVGVVEVPDTRLKALAEIINPERVVPAVVEFVDIAGLVAGASKGEGLGNQFLANIRETDAITHVVRCFEDENVIHVAGKVSPIDDIEVINTELALADLGTVEKALTRYSKAAKSGNDKEAAKLVAVLDKVRAQLDQGKAVRGLALSDDEQALLKPFCLITAKPAMYVANVKDDGFENNPHLDAVRKYAESENAPVVAVCAAIEAEIADLDDADKEAFLADMGMDEPGLDRVIRAGFKLLGLQTYFTAGVKEVRAWTIHVGDTAPQAAGVIHTDFERGFIRAQTIAFDDFIAYKGEQGAKEAGKMRAEGKEYVVHDGDVMNFLFNV from the coding sequence ATGAGCCTCAAATGCGGCATCGTCGGCTTGCCCAACGTCGGCAAGTCCACCCTGTTCAATGCGCTGACCAAGGCCGGCATCGCCGCCGAGAACTATCCGTTCTGCACGATCGAGCCGAACGTCGGCGTCGTCGAAGTGCCGGACACGCGCCTGAAGGCGCTCGCCGAGATCATCAACCCCGAGCGCGTCGTGCCGGCCGTCGTCGAATTCGTCGACATCGCGGGCCTCGTCGCGGGCGCGAGCAAGGGCGAAGGCCTCGGCAACCAGTTCCTCGCGAACATCCGCGAAACCGACGCGATCACGCACGTCGTGCGCTGCTTCGAGGACGAGAACGTCATCCACGTCGCCGGCAAGGTGAGCCCGATCGACGACATCGAGGTGATCAATACCGAACTCGCGCTCGCCGACCTCGGCACCGTCGAGAAGGCGCTCACGCGCTACTCGAAGGCCGCCAAGTCGGGCAACGACAAGGAAGCGGCGAAGCTCGTCGCGGTGCTCGACAAGGTGCGCGCGCAGCTCGACCAGGGCAAGGCCGTGCGCGGCCTCGCGCTGTCCGACGACGAACAGGCGCTGCTCAAGCCGTTCTGCCTGATCACCGCGAAGCCGGCGATGTACGTCGCGAACGTGAAGGACGACGGCTTCGAGAACAACCCGCACCTCGACGCGGTACGCAAGTATGCGGAAAGCGAGAATGCGCCGGTCGTCGCGGTGTGCGCGGCGATCGAGGCGGAAATCGCCGATCTCGACGACGCGGACAAGGAAGCGTTCCTCGCCGACATGGGCATGGACGAGCCGGGCCTCGACCGCGTGATCCGCGCGGGCTTCAAGCTGCTCGGCCTGCAGACCTACTTCACCGCGGGCGTGAAGGAAGTGCGCGCGTGGACGATCCACGTCGGCGATACGGCCCCGCAGGCGGCCGGCGTGATCCACACCGACTTCGAGCGCGGCTTCATCCGCGCGCAGACGATCGCGTTCGACGACTTCATCGCGTACAAGGGTGAACAGGGCGCGAAGGAAGCCGGCAAGATGCGCGCGGAAGGCAAGGAATACGTCGTGCATGACGGCGACGTGATGAACTTCCTGTTCAACGTCTGA
- the gabP gene encoding GABA permease gives MNGSKSGLGTGLKQRHVTMLSIAGVIGAGLFVGSGHAIAEAGPASILAYAIAGVLVVLVMRMLGEMAVAHPDSGSFSTYADRAIGHWAGFTIGWLYWWFWVLVIPIEATAAATILNAWFPGVATWVFALGITSVLTLTNLFSVKHYGEFEFWFALIKVVAIVVFLAIGGAAIAGLLPVPSVSGVSNLFAHEGFMPKGAGAVLAAMLTTMFSFLGTEIVTIAAAESDNPQRQIVRATNSVIWRITLFYLGSILVVAAIVPWNDPLLPAHGSYQRAMELIGIPHAKAIIDVIVLVSVASCLNSALYTASRMLFSLSKRQDAPAFLHRTDSTGTPRAAVLASTAFGFLTVIANYLMPEQVFGFLLATSGAIALLVYLVIAISQLRMRRILDISGANLTLRMWMFPWLTWAVIVFICGTLTVMLVSEDHRMEVGATAVLALLVLFASWLNKRARDARAVAGGRVSAT, from the coding sequence ATGAATGGAAGCAAGTCAGGGCTCGGCACCGGCCTGAAGCAACGCCACGTGACGATGCTGTCGATTGCGGGCGTGATCGGCGCGGGGTTGTTCGTCGGCTCCGGCCACGCGATCGCGGAAGCCGGCCCGGCATCGATCCTCGCGTACGCGATCGCGGGCGTGCTGGTCGTGCTGGTGATGCGGATGCTGGGCGAAATGGCCGTCGCGCATCCGGACAGCGGCTCGTTCTCGACCTACGCCGATCGCGCGATCGGCCACTGGGCGGGCTTCACGATCGGCTGGCTGTACTGGTGGTTCTGGGTGCTCGTGATCCCGATCGAGGCGACCGCCGCCGCGACCATTCTCAATGCCTGGTTCCCGGGCGTCGCCACGTGGGTCTTTGCGCTCGGCATCACGTCCGTGCTGACGCTCACCAACCTCTTCTCCGTCAAGCATTACGGCGAGTTCGAATTCTGGTTCGCGCTGATCAAGGTCGTCGCGATCGTCGTGTTCCTCGCGATCGGCGGCGCGGCGATCGCCGGGCTGCTGCCGGTGCCGAGCGTATCGGGCGTATCGAACCTGTTCGCGCATGAGGGCTTCATGCCGAAGGGCGCCGGCGCGGTGCTCGCGGCGATGCTGACGACGATGTTCTCGTTCCTCGGCACCGAGATCGTCACGATCGCGGCCGCCGAATCGGACAACCCGCAGCGCCAGATCGTGCGCGCCACCAATTCGGTGATCTGGCGCATCACGCTGTTCTACCTCGGCTCGATCCTCGTCGTCGCGGCGATCGTGCCGTGGAACGACCCGCTGCTGCCGGCGCACGGCTCGTATCAGCGCGCGATGGAGCTGATCGGCATTCCGCACGCGAAGGCGATCATCGACGTGATCGTGCTGGTATCGGTCGCGAGCTGCCTGAACTCGGCGCTGTACACCGCATCGCGGATGCTGTTCTCGCTGTCGAAGCGCCAGGATGCGCCCGCGTTCCTGCATCGCACCGACTCGACCGGCACGCCGCGCGCGGCGGTGCTCGCGTCGACCGCGTTCGGCTTCCTGACCGTGATCGCGAACTACCTGATGCCGGAGCAGGTGTTCGGCTTCCTGCTCGCGACGTCGGGCGCGATCGCGCTGCTCGTGTATCTCGTGATCGCGATCTCGCAGCTGCGGATGCGCCGGATTCTCGACATCAGCGGCGCGAACCTGACGCTGCGGATGTGGATGTTCCCGTGGCTCACGTGGGCGGTGATCGTGTTCATCTGCGGCACGCTGACCGTGATGCTGGTGAGCGAGGATCACCGGATGGAAGTGGGCGCGACGGCGGTGCTTGCGCTGCTGGTGCTGTTCGCTTCGTGGCTGAACAAGCGTGCGCGTGACGCGCGCGCGGTGGCCGGCGGGCGAGTGTCGGCGACTTGA
- a CDS encoding DUF3761 domain-containing protein has protein sequence MPLPALHTLHATRLARLSIALLIACAAVAPHRALAYRAPQTYGNEADLDRHDTYRNRDGETVHAPARSKSGRAPEGASARCRDGTYSFSRHRRGTCSGHGGVAAWL, from the coding sequence ATGCCCTTGCCCGCCTTGCACACCCTGCACGCCACACGGCTCGCGCGACTGTCGATCGCGCTGCTGATCGCGTGCGCCGCCGTCGCCCCGCACCGCGCGCTCGCCTATCGCGCGCCGCAGACCTACGGCAACGAAGCCGACCTCGACCGCCACGACACGTACCGGAACCGCGACGGCGAAACCGTGCATGCGCCGGCGCGCTCGAAATCGGGCCGCGCGCCCGAAGGCGCGAGCGCGCGCTGCCGCGACGGCACGTACAGTTTCAGCCGCCATCGGCGCGGCACGTGCTCGGGGCACGGCGGCGTCGCCGCCTGGCTCTGA